A single region of the Candidatus Endomicrobium procryptotermitis genome encodes:
- the tatA gene encoding twin-arginine translocase TatA/TatE family subunit: MSLGITEIILILLVIVILFGGKKIPELARALGKASHEFKKAKESIENEVNELKEAAENEAKKLEDCASDKKDASK, from the coding sequence ATGTCTTTAGGAATCACCGAAATTATTTTGATTCTTCTTGTGATAGTCATTTTATTCGGCGGCAAAAAAATTCCGGAATTGGCAAGAGCCTTGGGAAAGGCTTCTCATGAATTTAAAAAAGCAAAAGAATCTATTGAGAACGAAGTCAATGAACTGAAAGAGGCGGCGGAAAACGAAGCGAAAAAACTTGAGGATTGCGCTTCAGATAAAAAAGATGCGTCAAAATAA